The DNA region CCTTTTGGTGGCGTCGGGCAATCGGGAATGGGATCTTATCATGGTATTCAAAGTTTTAAAGAGTTTTCTCATGAGAAAGCAGTTTTAAAAAGACAGCCTAAATTTATTTTGCCGATTATGTCAGCTCCTTATAGCAAAAGAAAAGACAGTCTTATTCGTAAGTTTTTAAAATAACTTATGCTAGAAGAGTCCTAATTTCAATAAATACGGTATTGCTGTATAATAAAGATAATTAAAATAAAAGCTAGAGCAAGAAAGGGAGTGGCAATATGTCAAAAGAGACAATTTATACAGGGCAAGAAGTCATTGAGTTAGTGAGTCAATATATGGAAGAAGCCGATGTGGCATTTGTTGAAAAGGCCTGTCACTTCGCTGAAAAAGCTCATGCTGAACAATTTAGACAATCAGGTGAACCGTATATCATTCATCCGATTCAGGTGGCAGGAATATTAGCTGACTTGAAAATGGACCCTTACACGGTTGCAACGGGCTTCTTACATGATGTGGTTGAAGATACCGATGTAACGTTAGCTGAGTTAACGGAAGAATTTGGTGCGGATGTGGCTATGCTAGTTGATGGTGTGACGAAGCTTGGTAAGATTAAATATCGATCACATGAAGAACAGCTAGCAGAAAATCATCGTAAAATGTTGCTAGCAATGGCACAAGATTTACGTGTTATCATGGTTAAATTAGCTGACCGTCTACACAATATGCGAACATTAAAACATTTACGTGAAGATAAGCAACGCCGTATTTCAAAAGAAACGTTAGAAATTTATGCGCCATTAGCTCACCGTTTGGGTATCAGTACAATCAAGTGGGAACTGGAAGATACTGCCTTAAGATATTTAAACCCAAATCAATATTATCGTATTGTTAATTTGATGGACTCAAAACGAGATGAGCGAGAATTATATATTGCTGACTCTGTGGAAGTGATTCGACAAGCGTTAGAAGAGTTAGGGATTGAAGGAGAAGTTTACGGGCGTCCGAAACACATCTATTCAATTTATTTGAAAATGAAAAATCAAAAAAAAGAATTTAATGAGATATATGATTTGTTAGCAATTCGTGTCATTGTTGAAACAATTAAAGATTGTTATGCTGTTTTAGGTGCAATCCATACACAATGGAAACCGTTACCTGGTCGGTTTAAAGATTATATTGCTATGCCAAAGGCCAATATGTATCAATCGTTGCATACAACGGTTATTGGCTCCGAAGGGAATCCAGTTGAAGTTCAGATTAGAACGGAAGAGATGCATGAGATTGCCGAATATGGGGTGGCTGCTCACTGGGCATATAAAGCTGGGAAGATAGAAAAACCGTTAGTGGATAAAGACCGTAAAGAATTAAGTTGGTTCCAGGAAATTATCGAACTGCAAAACGAAAGCCATGACGCATCAGATTTCATGGAGAGTGTAAAAGGCGATATTTTTAGTGATAAAGTATATGTGTTTACACCTAAAGGGGATGTTTCAGAGTTGCCGAAAGGCTCAGTACCGTTAGACTTTGCTTATAACATCCATACAGAAATTGGTAATAAAACAACTGGTGCTAAAGTGAATGGTAAAATAGTTCCCTTGGATTATAAGTTGAAAAATGGCGATATCATTGAAATTATCACTTCAGGTCATTCGTTTGGTCCGAGTCGTGATTGGTTAAAAATGGTAGCAACATCAAGAGCTAGAAATAAAATAAAACGCTTCTTTAAGAGTCAAGACCGTGAAGAAACAATTGTAAAAGGGAAAGAAGCCTTAGAAAAGCAGCTTAAAGAGTTGAATTTTGTTCCAAAAGAAATATTAACTAAGGAAAAATTTGAACAATTATTAAGTCGTTTTAATATGACAACGGAAGATGAAGTATACGCTGCCATTGGCTTTGGAGAAGTGACTGCCTTAATGGTTGCTAATCGTTTGACGGAAGAAGAACGTGCTCAACGAGAAGAAGAAAAACAAGCGCATGTGACAGAAAAATTGTTAGCGCAAGGGTCTAAACAAAATCCTAGTAAAATAAAAGTTCGCCATGAGGATGGTATCGTTATTCAAGGAGTGGAAAATCTTTTAACGCGGATTAGTCGATGCTGTAATCCTCTTCCCGGAGATGACATTGTGGGTTATATTACCAAAGGCCGAGGGATCTCGATTCATCGTAGCGATTGCCCAAACATTGTACAAGATGAACATGCGGCGGAAAGATTGATCGATGTTGAATGGGAAGATTCTGAATCTATTCATAACAAAGATTATCAGGCAGACTTAGAGGTGTATGGGTATAATCGTGTAGGGTTATTAAATGATATTTTACAAGTTGTTAGCAATACAGCTAAACAGCTTGTGAGCGTCGAAGCTAAACCGAGCAAAAATAAAATGGCGACAATTCATTTAACGGTGACCATTCAAAACTTAGCTCACCTAGAACGATTAGTTGATAAAATTAAAAGTGTGCCAGACGTCCATAATGTTAAACGGATGAAAGGATAAGGAGTAAGTGATATGAAAGTAGTTATTCAAAAAGTAACATCAGCATCGGTTGTTGTTGAAGAACAAACAATTGCAAAAATTGGACAAGGTTTTTTGTTATTAGTAGGTGTGAAAACAGGAGACACGCAAGCAGATGCGGATTATTTAGTGAATAAAATTGCTAAAATGCGAATTTTTGAAGATGCTGAAGGGAAAATGAATCATGATATCTCTGAAGTATCAGGCGAAGTTCTGTCAGTTTCCCAATTCACTCTATTAGCGAATACTAAAAAAGGAAATCGCCCAAGCTTTGTCGATGCAGCAAGACCAAATGAGGCAACAAAATTATATGATTATTTTAATGAAGGTCTTCGTGGTCAAGGATTAGAAGTGTCAGAAGGTCAGTTTGGCGCTGATATGTCAGTTAGTTTGGTAAATGATGGTCCAACAACAATTATTTTAGATACTGAAAACAAATAAAAGAAGCAGCGCAATTGCGCTGCTTCTTTTATTATCTAATTTCGTAATAAGTCATTAAACCTTTTGTTAAAGATTTAGCTAAATCTTCTTGATAGGTCTTCGTAATGAATTCTCGAACATCACTGTCATTATTCATATAGCCTAGGTCCAAACGTAAACTTGAGGATTCTCCATCTGGAGCGTCCTCTGCGGTCCCCGCTTCGATACCACGATTAGGAATTGTCAGTACTTGGGCTAATTCAGTATTAACGGCTTGCGCAAGTACTTGATCGCTGGCATGGTGGTAATAAACGGTTGTTCCTGTAGCACCATCATCTGTTCCGCTTGAGTCATAATGTAAGCTGATCACGAGATCAAATTTAGCCCCTTTCTTTTTATTAGGCATTTTTGGTTCACTGTCATCAGTTCTAGTAAGTAAGACTTTTGCACCGGTTTCTTCAAGTGCTTTTTTTATGTAGTTAGCAGTGGCCAAAGTCAAGGTTGCTTCTTTCACTTCACCGTTATTACTTGTAGCACCTTTATCTTTTCCGCCGTGCCCAGGGTCTAAAACGATTGTTTTATCAGCTAACGGACTGATTTGGTAAGGATCAGTTTTACTAGGTTTAGAGAATGTCGCAACCCAGTTAGGGACATAACCAACTTTTTTATCATCAGTAAGCACCTGATACCAATCATCAACTTGAGATAAGAATATTAACTTCTCGCCATAGGGTGCAACGGATAGAGTGTCACTTGTTTGCTTGGGTTCTTTTCTAATGGCCGTTCCTTTTTGACGAGTATAAACCTTGTTTTCAAGTGCGGCTTCTCCATCTTTTTTACCATGCTTTTTAAGCGATGTGCTAGGCACCCATCCTTGTACTTTATTGTAGGTAATTTGGGTCCAGCCAGTTAATTCAGCAGTCACAATAACTTTAGAACCCTTTTTTAAGGTTTGGATGACGTTGCTTTCATTGTTAGGTTTTAGAGTTAAAGGGACTTTCTTCTCGCTGATGACAGCATTTTGTTTTGTTCCAGGCATTGGCTCACCAAAATTTGTTTGAGTGGTTTTAAGCCAACCGGTTTGTTTTTTGTCAGTTTTGACTTTATACCAATGCTGTTTTTGGTTGGAAACTTGTAACATATCTCCTTGATGAAGTTCTTGAATTGTTTTGGCGTTCTTTGATGGAGAGGATTTAATTTCTGCGGTTTCAGATAAAATAATCACATTTTTAGTTGGGTTTAAGTTGCTAAAAGATAACCCAAGTGTTACTAATAAAGCAATCGCTAGTAGAGCCATTGATGTTAGAAACAGTAATTTGATTTGATTTTGTTTTTCGGGTAGTTCCATGGGGCACCTCTCAATCTTGTCGGTCTAATAGAGAAATTATATCAAAAAAATAGCAATATGAACAATTTCTCGAGTCACTTTCCAGAATGTAAGTATTTATCGATAGCTAAGACTGTGTTTTCTTGACTTTTCGCGTTTTTTTTAGTATTTTTTTAATATAAGATAATATATAAAATCAATGAAAGAGCTAGTAGTATTTTGTGGTCTCTAAAGAGAAAATCACCTTGGCTGAAAGTGATTAAGACAAGTCAGAATATGAAAGACACTCTGGAGATGGATAATCAAGTTGTCCCGTTACGAGCGTTAATCGTTAAGTGGAAAGAGAAATCTTTCAATCTAGGTGGTACCACGTATGACATCATTCGTCCTTGTTTATAATTATTCAAGGGCTTTTTTTATACAATTCGAGAAAAGAGGGAGTTAACAATGGCTTATCAAAAACCAAAAGGAACAGCGGATATTTTACCGGGAGCAGTTGAAAAATGGCAATTTATCGAGAGTGTTGCCCGTGAAACATTCAAGCGTTATGAGTTCCATGAAGTCCGCACGCCAATTTTTGAACACTATGATGTGATTTCGCGAAGCGTGGGTGATACAACTGATATTGTTTCTAAAGAAATGTATGATTTTTATGATAAAGGTGATCGTCACATTACGTTACGCCCTGAAGGTACAGCACCCGTGGTAAGAACGTTTGTTGAAAATAAACTGTTTGGCCCAGAATTTCAAAAACCATTTAAAACATATTATATGGGACCGATGTTCCGTTATGAAAGACCGCAGGCAGGACGCTTACGCCAATTTCATCAGTTAGGCGTTGAGGTTTTCGGAAGTGAGAACCCCGCCACAGATGTAGAAACAATGTTGATGGCATTGGATTTTTATAAACAGCTAGGAATTAAGCATTTAAATCTGGTGATTAATTCACTTGGCTCTAAAGAAGATCGCGAGACATATCGCCAAGCGTTAGTTGATTACTTAACTCCCTTCAAAGAAAACCTAAGTGCTGACTCACAAAAGCGTTTAGTTGAAAATCCGTTGCGCGTACTAGATAGTAAAGATCCAAAAGATAAGGAAATTGTAGTCAATGCACCATCTATCTTAGATTATTTGTCTGAAGAGTCATCAGCATTTTTCAAACAAGTAACAACGATGTTAGATGCTTTGAATGTCGAGTATACAATTGATCATCGCATGGTACGTGGACTAGATTATTACAACCACACAATTTTTGAAATTATGAGCGAAGCGCCAGGATTTGAAGGAGCTATTACAACGATCTGTGCAGGTGGCCGTTATGATGGGTTAGTGGAAGAATTAGGTGGCCCAGCAACACCAGGCTTTGGATTTGCTTTGGGTGTTGAAAGAACCTTAATTACGCTTGATGCAGAAGGTATTGAAATACCGTGCGAGACAGAAGTTGATGCTTATGTCGTTGGGTTAGGGGAAGCTACAAACATTGAAACACTAAAACTAGTTCAAAGTATTCGTGACGCAGGATTTGTTGCTGAACGTGACTTCTTAAATAGAAAAGCTAAAGGACAATTCAAAACAGCCAATAAATTAAATGCTAAAGTAGTGTTGACCTTAGGTGAAACGGAATTAGCAGAAGGTAAAATACAAATGAAACACATGGCCAGTGGGAAACAGGTAGAAGTAAATCTAGCTGACGTTCATGAGAACTTTAAAAAACAATATGATTTAGTAGTAAAATCGGTTGAAGGATAAGGAGAACGCAAAAATGACTAAAAGAACAAATTATTGTGGACAAGTATCAAAAGAAAACTTAGGTCAAGAAGTAACATTAAAAGGTTGGGTAAAAAAACGTCGTGATTTAGGAAATTTAATCTTTATTGATTTGCGCGACCGTGAAGGCTTCGTTCAGATTGTTTTTAATCCTGAAACAAATAAAGAAGCGTGGGAAGTAGCTGATAGTTGTCGTACAGAATATGTTATTGAAGTGACAGGGACTGTTTCTGCCCGTGAAGGGAATGCTATCAACCCGAATATGGCAACAGGTGAAATTGAAGTATTAGCATCTAACATCATTATTTTAAACAGTGCGAAAACAACACCGTTTTTAATTGATGAAGGAGAGTCAGTTAATGATGAACTTCGTTTGAAATATCGTTACTTAGACTTACGTCGTCCTGAAATGTTAAGTAACTTGCGCTTACGCCATGAGATTACTAAATCTGTTCGTGGCTATTTAGACGGTGAAGAATTTATTGATGTGGAAACTCCTTATTTAAACAAATCAACCCCTGAAGGTGCACGTGATTATTTAGTCCCTTCACGTATTCAAGAAGGTCATTTTTACGCGTTGCCGCAATCACCACAAATTACAAAACAATTATTAATGGGTGCCGGCTTTGATCGTTACTACCAAATTGTTCGTTGTTTCCGTGATGAAGATTTACGTGGTGATCGCCAACCAGAATTCACTCAAATTGATATTGAAACAAGTTTCTTATCACCAGAAGAAATCCAAGATCATACCGAGCAATTGATTGCTAAAGTGATGAAAGATGTTAAAGGGATCGACGTTGCATTACCATTCCCTCGTATTAGTTATGATGAATCAATGGCTCGCTTTGGGAACGATAAACCTGATATGCGTTTTGGTATGGAACTCATTGATTTAAGTGAAGTTGTTAAACCGATTGAGTTTAAAGTTTTCCAAATGGCATTAGAAGCAGGCGGTCAAGTTAAGGCAATCGTTGCTAAAGGCGCTGCTGAAAGTTATTCTCGTAAAGATATGGATAAATTAGGTGAATTTGTTGGTCAATACGGTGCGAAAGGGTTAGCTTGGTTAAAAGTTGACGAAGAAGGCTTGAAAGGTCCGATTGCTAAATTTATGACAGAGCATGAAGCAGCTGTTTTAGAAGCAACTAATGCGGAGGCTGGCGATTTGATTATGTTTGCAGCTGATCAAGCGGATGTCGTTGCAGCTTCACTTGGTGCTTTACGTAATAAGTTAGGGAAAGAATTGGGATTAATTGATGAATCACAATTTAATTTCCTATGGGTAGTGGATTGGCCATTATTAGAATTTGATGAAGAAGCCGGTCGTTTCACATCTGCTCATCATCCGTTTACGATGCCAAAAGCAGGTGATTTAGAATTATTAGAAACAGCCCCAGAAAAAGTCTATGCTGAAGCTTACGATATTGTTTTAAACGGTTATGAGTTGGGTGGCGGTTCTAGTCGTATTCACCAACGAGATATTCAAGAAAAAATGTTTAAAGTCCTTGGTTTTACAGCAGAGTCAGCGGAAGAACAATTCGGTTTCTTGTTAGAAGCCTTAGACTTTGGATTCCCGCCACATGGTGGTATCGCCTTAGGCTTAGACCGTTTTGCAATGTTGCTAGCGGGTAAAGATAATATTAGAGAAGTCATAGCATTTCCTAAAAATAGTAAAGCAATTGACCCGATGAACCAAGCACCAGGTAAGGTTTCAGCGGAGCAATTAGCTGATTTGCATTTAATTGTTAATGAAAATCAAGAGGGATAATGAAAAAAAATTTAGGACAATCTTAAAGGATTGTCCTTTCTTTGTATCGAGATTGGTCGTATAATATAACTATTAAGTTGATTGAAGGAGACTTATTTTAAAAATGAAAGAATTTCAGAAGAAATTTTCAGAATCAGAATATACTCGAAAATCATCAGTTGCAGTTATCTATGCTATTTTAGCAGCGATTGCCTTAAACATGTTTTGGCAGCCAGGGAATATTTATGCTAGTGGTGTCACGGGTATTGCTCAAATTGTGACTACTTTAATTGGCAAGATGACCGGTCAGGTTCCCCCAGTTGCATTAATTTATTATGTATTAAATGTGCCGCTTTTTATCTTAGCTTGGAAACGAATTAGTAAAAAATTTACAGTTTTTACAATGATTACTGTCACGCTAGCAACAATTGCTATCCAGTTTATTCCAGTGACGATGTTAACACCAGATCCTATCATGTGCGCTATCTTTGGTGGTGCGATTAATGGGTTTGCTATTGGTTTTGCTTTGAAAAATGGTATTTCATCGGGTGGCTTAGATATTGTCGCTATTACGATTCGCCAAATTACCGGCCGTAATGTTGGCTTAATCAACACCTTTATTAATGGGATGATTGCTTTTACAGCAGGTTATTTATTCGGTTGGGAATACGCATTTTATA from Vagococcus coleopterorum includes:
- a CDS encoding RelA/SpoT family protein → MSKETIYTGQEVIELVSQYMEEADVAFVEKACHFAEKAHAEQFRQSGEPYIIHPIQVAGILADLKMDPYTVATGFLHDVVEDTDVTLAELTEEFGADVAMLVDGVTKLGKIKYRSHEEQLAENHRKMLLAMAQDLRVIMVKLADRLHNMRTLKHLREDKQRRISKETLEIYAPLAHRLGISTIKWELEDTALRYLNPNQYYRIVNLMDSKRDERELYIADSVEVIRQALEELGIEGEVYGRPKHIYSIYLKMKNQKKEFNEIYDLLAIRVIVETIKDCYAVLGAIHTQWKPLPGRFKDYIAMPKANMYQSLHTTVIGSEGNPVEVQIRTEEMHEIAEYGVAAHWAYKAGKIEKPLVDKDRKELSWFQEIIELQNESHDASDFMESVKGDIFSDKVYVFTPKGDVSELPKGSVPLDFAYNIHTEIGNKTTGAKVNGKIVPLDYKLKNGDIIEIITSGHSFGPSRDWLKMVATSRARNKIKRFFKSQDREETIVKGKEALEKQLKELNFVPKEILTKEKFEQLLSRFNMTTEDEVYAAIGFGEVTALMVANRLTEEERAQREEEKQAHVTEKLLAQGSKQNPSKIKVRHEDGIVIQGVENLLTRISRCCNPLPGDDIVGYITKGRGISIHRSDCPNIVQDEHAAERLIDVEWEDSESIHNKDYQADLEVYGYNRVGLLNDILQVVSNTAKQLVSVEAKPSKNKMATIHLTVTIQNLAHLERLVDKIKSVPDVHNVKRMKG
- the dtd gene encoding D-aminoacyl-tRNA deacylase; its protein translation is MKVVIQKVTSASVVVEEQTIAKIGQGFLLLVGVKTGDTQADADYLVNKIAKMRIFEDAEGKMNHDISEVSGEVLSVSQFTLLANTKKGNRPSFVDAARPNEATKLYDYFNEGLRGQGLEVSEGQFGADMSVSLVNDGPTTIILDTENK
- a CDS encoding N-acetylmuramoyl-L-alanine amidase, with the protein product MELPEKQNQIKLLFLTSMALLAIALLVTLGLSFSNLNPTKNVIILSETAEIKSSPSKNAKTIQELHQGDMLQVSNQKQHWYKVKTDKKQTGWLKTTQTNFGEPMPGTKQNAVISEKKVPLTLKPNNESNVIQTLKKGSKVIVTAELTGWTQITYNKVQGWVPSTSLKKHGKKDGEAALENKVYTRQKGTAIRKEPKQTSDTLSVAPYGEKLIFLSQVDDWYQVLTDDKKVGYVPNWVATFSKPSKTDPYQISPLADKTIVLDPGHGGKDKGATSNNGEVKEATLTLATANYIKKALEETGAKVLLTRTDDSEPKMPNKKKGAKFDLVISLHYDSSGTDDGATGTTVYYHHASDQVLAQAVNTELAQVLTIPNRGIEAGTAEDAPDGESSSLRLDLGYMNNDSDVREFITKTYQEDLAKSLTKGLMTYYEIR
- the hisS gene encoding histidine--tRNA ligase; the protein is MAYQKPKGTADILPGAVEKWQFIESVARETFKRYEFHEVRTPIFEHYDVISRSVGDTTDIVSKEMYDFYDKGDRHITLRPEGTAPVVRTFVENKLFGPEFQKPFKTYYMGPMFRYERPQAGRLRQFHQLGVEVFGSENPATDVETMLMALDFYKQLGIKHLNLVINSLGSKEDRETYRQALVDYLTPFKENLSADSQKRLVENPLRVLDSKDPKDKEIVVNAPSILDYLSEESSAFFKQVTTMLDALNVEYTIDHRMVRGLDYYNHTIFEIMSEAPGFEGAITTICAGGRYDGLVEELGGPATPGFGFALGVERTLITLDAEGIEIPCETEVDAYVVGLGEATNIETLKLVQSIRDAGFVAERDFLNRKAKGQFKTANKLNAKVVLTLGETELAEGKIQMKHMASGKQVEVNLADVHENFKKQYDLVVKSVEG
- the aspS gene encoding aspartate--tRNA ligase encodes the protein MTKRTNYCGQVSKENLGQEVTLKGWVKKRRDLGNLIFIDLRDREGFVQIVFNPETNKEAWEVADSCRTEYVIEVTGTVSAREGNAINPNMATGEIEVLASNIIILNSAKTTPFLIDEGESVNDELRLKYRYLDLRRPEMLSNLRLRHEITKSVRGYLDGEEFIDVETPYLNKSTPEGARDYLVPSRIQEGHFYALPQSPQITKQLLMGAGFDRYYQIVRCFRDEDLRGDRQPEFTQIDIETSFLSPEEIQDHTEQLIAKVMKDVKGIDVALPFPRISYDESMARFGNDKPDMRFGMELIDLSEVVKPIEFKVFQMALEAGGQVKAIVAKGAAESYSRKDMDKLGEFVGQYGAKGLAWLKVDEEGLKGPIAKFMTEHEAAVLEATNAEAGDLIMFAADQADVVAASLGALRNKLGKELGLIDESQFNFLWVVDWPLLEFDEEAGRFTSAHHPFTMPKAGDLELLETAPEKVYAEAYDIVLNGYELGGGSSRIHQRDIQEKMFKVLGFTAESAEEQFGFLLEALDFGFPPHGGIALGLDRFAMLLAGKDNIREVIAFPKNSKAIDPMNQAPGKVSAEQLADLHLIVNENQEG
- a CDS encoding YitT family protein; amino-acid sequence: MKEFQKKFSESEYTRKSSVAVIYAILAAIALNMFWQPGNIYASGVTGIAQIVTTLIGKMTGQVPPVALIYYVLNVPLFILAWKRISKKFTVFTMITVTLATIAIQFIPVTMLTPDPIMCAIFGGAINGFAIGFALKNGISSGGLDIVAITIRQITGRNVGLINTFINGMIAFTAGYLFGWEYAFYSLISIFVTGKVTDLIYTKQQKMQVMIITNKPDAVIEEVQERLRRGITILHDAEGAYKHDKKTILFTVITRFEMHTLEEAMEAADPSAFVSIADNVKILGNFYDPGMQ